Proteins from a genomic interval of uncultured Fibrobacter sp.:
- a CDS encoding aldo/keto reductase — protein sequence MRWFSFLFVFLFMACSSDAASQAMPKVSNKGDSIVQNSKGAAPTVKLNSGFDMPVLGLGTWTLRGKVAEDAVYVAIKNGYRLIDTAKYYDNEEAVGRGIRRAIDDGLVKREDLFVTSKLVPWSSSLDEDIDDSLEKLGLEYIDLMLLHQHGSDAEDKAVYKAMERAVKAKKVRSIGISNYYTENTAKRFFADFEIKPAVVQNENHVFYQNTEFKDYAKRYGAVVESYYPLGGRGHTEDVLGNKVVAKIAKAHGKSAAQVVLRWHVQSGYIAIPGSKNPDHIAENISIFDFELTDDEMKQIAALDTGHRYENW from the coding sequence ATGAGGTGGTTCAGTTTCTTGTTCGTTTTCCTGTTCATGGCGTGTTCGAGCGATGCGGCGTCGCAGGCTATGCCGAAAGTTTCGAACAAAGGAGATTCAATCGTGCAGAATAGCAAAGGGGCGGCCCCAACGGTCAAGTTGAATTCGGGTTTCGATATGCCGGTTCTCGGGCTTGGCACTTGGACTTTGCGCGGCAAGGTGGCAGAAGACGCAGTCTATGTCGCCATCAAGAACGGGTATCGATTGATTGATACGGCGAAATACTACGACAACGAAGAAGCCGTGGGTAGGGGAATCCGCCGGGCGATTGACGACGGGCTTGTGAAGCGCGAAGATTTGTTCGTGACGTCGAAACTTGTGCCGTGGAGCAGTTCCCTGGACGAAGACATCGACGACTCTCTTGAAAAGCTGGGGCTCGAATATATCGACTTGATGCTGTTGCACCAGCACGGGAGCGACGCCGAGGACAAGGCGGTTTACAAGGCTATGGAACGTGCTGTGAAGGCGAAGAAGGTCCGTTCCATCGGCATTTCGAACTACTACACCGAAAATACGGCGAAGCGCTTTTTTGCCGATTTCGAAATAAAGCCTGCCGTGGTGCAAAACGAGAACCATGTGTTTTACCAGAACACGGAATTCAAGGATTACGCAAAACGCTACGGCGCCGTGGTGGAATCTTATTACCCGCTGGGCGGGCGCGGCCACACCGAAGACGTCTTGGGGAACAAGGTTGTCGCAAAGATAGCGAAGGCTCACGGGAAATCGGCCGCACAGGTGGTGTTGCGCTGGCATGTGCAATCGGGCTACATTGCCATTCCGGGCTCCAAGAACCCTGACCACATCGCAGAAAACATATCGATTTTCGATTTCGAGTTGACAGACGACGAAATGAAGCAAATCGCCGCCCTCGATACGGGACACCGCTACGAGAACTGGTGA
- the rhuM gene encoding RhuM family protein, with product MRFPTKSGTKDEKSNVQILHNTLSKFKPTTIYSLDVIISVGYRVKSLRGTQFRRWANQVLKDYILKGYAVNQRKIATDLQIADRLHEQRQLIEDQGAKLTNVDTRLSAVEQHIDFFVKASQAPSGGILATGTRFDGFVLISDLVKRAKKSVVFIDPYATIEVLKFAAMRAKGVSAKIYSSRITPEFKAAADLHKKQYPELELKTMRTIHDRFLLVDDTVYHFGASFIKYEGQEQRQCLH from the coding sequence TTGAGATTCCCGACCAAGTCGGGAACGAAAGATGAAAAAAGTAATGTGCAAATTTTGCACAATACTCTCTCAAAGTTCAAACCAACCACAATTTACTCATTAGATGTCATCATTTCTGTCGGATATAGAGTAAAATCTCTAAGAGGTACTCAATTCCGCCGCTGGGCCAATCAAGTCCTGAAAGACTACATACTCAAGGGCTATGCCGTAAACCAACGTAAAATTGCGACTGATTTGCAAATTGCAGACCGCTTGCACGAACAGCGGCAACTCATTGAGGACCAAGGCGCTAAACTCACAAATGTTGATACGCGACTCTCCGCCGTCGAGCAGCATATTGACTTCTTTGTGAAAGCTTCACAAGCTCCCTCAGGAGGCATTCTTGCGACTGGAACGCGATTTGACGGTTTCGTGCTGATTTCTGATCTTGTGAAGAGGGCAAAAAAGTCCGTGGTATTTATTGACCCATATGCCACCATCGAGGTGCTGAAATTTGCTGCCATGCGAGCAAAAGGCGTTTCGGCAAAAATCTACTCCTCACGAATTACACCTGAATTCAAGGCTGCGGCAGACTTGCACAAAAAACAATATCCTGAACTAGAATTGAAGACCATGCGCACGATTCACGACCGTTTTCTTCTGGTCGACGACACTGTATATCACTTTGGAGCTTCGTTTATAAAATACGAAGGCCAAGAGCAGCGG